A stretch of [Clostridium] innocuum DNA encodes these proteins:
- a CDS encoding cupin domain-containing protein — MAKLFDIMGNFPFKLEDKKTTLIRKSEYSTALYPPNNAFTSDNTFTMITTDTFMLGIYELGPGGVFAPLDIHPGDESYYILNGPVVQRSGNGQFAYLETGEGLFMPEGAWHCCHNFSDQKARILYFITPKAWSESIPPAVIPSDEETKFYKGPNNDTLPDMRGKIQDISRQGCTDDIGAWPIDPKEARETGAVYAVRDFEKLNNVHGTKHPMLMRFITSNDYGHFGEFILPAGGYGPRCSDPDTHEGDAALYCVDGPVTVNLVDLEESFVLEPEDTFFIPAGVKYQLVNFENHPVKTVFAITKL; from the coding sequence ATGGCAAAACTATTTGATATCATGGGGAATTTCCCCTTTAAATTAGAGGATAAAAAAACGACGCTGATTCGCAAAAGCGAGTATTCCACAGCGCTGTATCCGCCCAACAATGCATTTACTTCCGATAACACCTTCACCATGATTACCACGGATACCTTCATGCTCGGTATCTATGAGCTGGGTCCGGGCGGCGTCTTTGCACCGCTCGATATTCATCCGGGTGATGAATCCTATTACATCCTGAACGGCCCGGTCGTTCAGCGAAGCGGTAACGGACAGTTCGCTTATCTGGAAACAGGAGAGGGGCTGTTCATGCCGGAGGGGGCATGGCATTGCTGTCACAATTTCTCCGATCAGAAGGCAAGAATCCTGTATTTCATCACACCGAAGGCATGGAGTGAATCCATTCCGCCTGCAGTGATCCCAAGCGATGAGGAAACGAAGTTCTATAAAGGACCAAACAACGATACGCTTCCGGATATGCGTGGAAAGATTCAGGATATCTCCCGTCAGGGCTGTACGGATGATATCGGTGCGTGGCCCATCGATCCCAAGGAAGCAAGAGAAACCGGTGCGGTCTATGCGGTCCGAGATTTTGAAAAGCTGAACAATGTGCATGGAACCAAGCATCCGATGCTGATGCGTTTCATCACCAGCAATGATTACGGTCACTTCGGAGAGTTCATACTGCCGGCAGGCGGCTATGGACCGCGATGCTCTGATCCGGATACTCACGAGGGGGACGCAGCACTGTATTGTGTAGACGGTCCGGTAACGGTCAATCTGGTCGATCTGGAGGAAAGCTTCGTGCTGGAGCCGGAAGATACGTTCTTTATCCCGGCAGGAGTGAAGTATCAGCTGGTGAATTTTGAAAATCATCCGGTAAAAACGGTTTTCGCAATCACGAAGCTGTAG
- the dhaL gene encoding dihydroxyacetone kinase subunit L translates to MDYIRNECNAKIAQAVCDAIHENAAYLSEIDGAIGDGDHGVNMNKGFLMAKERLREDMSFSESMKTISRTLVMDIGGSMGPIYGTMFSKLAKASRKEERITKEVFLKALQDALQGLQELAGAKEGDKTLIDTLAPATRAYEQALQEGRSYAACLRALQKGAEAGKEHTKELVAKIGRAARLGERSRGYLDAGATSCCIILKTMADQMCEAIEE, encoded by the coding sequence ATGGACTATATCAGAAATGAGTGTAATGCGAAGATAGCTCAGGCAGTATGTGATGCGATTCATGAGAACGCTGCATATCTGAGTGAGATCGACGGGGCGATCGGAGACGGCGATCACGGTGTCAATATGAACAAGGGGTTTCTGATGGCGAAGGAGCGGCTGCGTGAGGATATGAGCTTTTCCGAGAGTATGAAGACGATCTCACGGACGCTGGTGATGGACATCGGAGGAAGCATGGGGCCGATCTACGGAACGATGTTTTCGAAGCTGGCGAAGGCAAGCAGGAAGGAAGAAAGGATCACAAAGGAAGTATTCTTGAAAGCCCTGCAGGATGCATTGCAGGGGCTGCAGGAGCTTGCAGGGGCAAAGGAAGGCGATAAAACGCTGATTGATACACTCGCACCGGCGACAAGGGCATATGAGCAGGCGCTACAGGAAGGCAGAAGCTATGCAGCGTGTCTGCGTGCATTGCAAAAGGGAGCCGAGGCAGGGAAGGAGCATACGAAGGAGCTTGTGGCGAAGATCGGAAGAGCGGCAAGACTTGGAGAGCGAAGTCGAGGCTATCTGGATGCGGGAGCGACAAGCTGCTGTATCATTCTAAAGACGATGGCGGATCAGATGTGCGAAGCTATAGAAGAATAA
- a CDS encoding PTS fructose transporter subunit IIB: MKIVAITSCATGIAHTYMAAEAIKKECKKKGYACKVEMQGALGIENKLSEKDIKTADLIVFANDVGISKAERFDAYKDKIVRHTPHQVIQKPDIIFETLK; this comes from the coding sequence ATGAAAATTGTTGCAATTACATCCTGTGCAACAGGCATCGCTCATACGTATATGGCCGCAGAGGCTATTAAAAAGGAATGCAAAAAGAAGGGGTATGCGTGCAAGGTGGAGATGCAGGGAGCTTTAGGGATTGAAAACAAGCTCTCGGAAAAGGATATCAAGACGGCAGACCTGATCGTTTTTGCCAATGACGTGGGAATCAGTAAGGCAGAACGCTTTGACGCTTATAAGGATAAGATTGTCAGACATACACCGCATCAGGTGATTCAGAAGCCGGATATCATTTTCGAAACACTGAAATAA
- a CDS encoding class II fructose-bisphosphate aldolase, with the protein MLVNMKEILKEAEEKGYAIGCINTPNMETLRAVVDAAEELNVPIIIDHAQVHDPLIPIESIGPKMVEYAKQAKVPVCVHLDHGSDYSFVMRAIRCGFSSIMYDLSALPFEENMAKLKEFTKIAHDLNITVEAELGIMTSTEEDSHGGSMGWTHESIKKTFTDPAQAAEFARETGVDALAVCFGTAHGIYAEPPLLDIERVKAIRAAMPKETRVVMHGGSGVDEEQVRAAITAGCSKVNYYSYMATAASRHIREYLNERDGKAFWHEVEEESYRFMKEYAKGVLTVFKNGK; encoded by the coding sequence ATGTTAGTGAACATGAAAGAAATCTTGAAGGAAGCAGAAGAAAAGGGGTATGCCATCGGCTGTATCAACACACCGAATATGGAAACACTGCGTGCGGTTGTGGATGCGGCTGAGGAGCTGAATGTGCCGATCATTATCGACCATGCGCAGGTACATGATCCACTGATTCCCATTGAAAGCATTGGTCCAAAGATGGTGGAGTATGCAAAGCAGGCAAAGGTGCCGGTATGTGTGCATCTGGATCATGGCAGTGATTACAGCTTCGTCATGCGTGCGATCCGCTGTGGCTTTTCCAGCATCATGTATGATCTGAGTGCGCTGCCGTTTGAAGAAAACATGGCAAAGCTGAAGGAATTTACGAAAATTGCTCACGATTTAAACATCACAGTGGAAGCTGAGTTGGGTATTATGACTAGCACGGAAGAAGATTCTCATGGAGGAAGCATGGGCTGGACACATGAAAGTATTAAAAAGACGTTTACTGATCCGGCACAGGCAGCGGAATTTGCGAGAGAAACCGGTGTGGATGCACTGGCGGTGTGCTTTGGAACAGCGCATGGCATCTATGCGGAGCCGCCGCTACTGGATATCGAGAGAGTGAAGGCAATCCGAGCTGCAATGCCGAAGGAAACGCGCGTGGTCATGCATGGAGGCAGCGGAGTGGACGAAGAACAGGTACGTGCAGCGATCACAGCAGGCTGTTCCAAGGTCAACTATTACAGCTACATGGCAACAGCCGCAAGCAGGCATATCCGGGAATACCTGAACGAACGGGATGGAAAAGCCTTCTGGCATGAGGTGGAAGAGGAAAGCTACCGCTTTATGAAAGAATATGCAAAGGGAGTACTGACTGTATTCAAAAACGGAAAGTAG
- a CDS encoding MGMT family protein, protein MANEDRKDFNAMLHDSKDMPKYKIITDFKSIEKYGSSNMYFAPPIDYDERMRKVPYGKVITVGDLREYFAKVNHADFTEPITAGIFVSIAAWASYQRSKDETPYWRTLKANGELNAKYPGGVEAQKEKLEAEGHAIIRKGRTNFRYFVKDYTKVLFDLNEDES, encoded by the coding sequence ATGGCAAATGAAGACAGGAAGGATTTCAATGCTATGCTGCACGACAGCAAGGATATGCCGAAGTATAAAATAATAACAGATTTTAAAAGCATTGAAAAATACGGTAGCAGCAACATGTACTTCGCACCGCCGATTGACTATGATGAGAGAATGAGAAAGGTTCCATATGGAAAAGTGATTACCGTGGGCGATTTGCGCGAGTATTTTGCAAAGGTGAATCATGCGGATTTTACAGAACCGATTACCGCAGGTATTTTTGTATCCATTGCGGCCTGGGCGAGCTATCAGCGATCAAAGGATGAGACGCCCTATTGGAGAACCTTAAAAGCAAATGGCGAGCTGAATGCGAAATACCCGGGCGGGGTGGAAGCTCAGAAAGAAAAGCTGGAAGCAGAGGGCCATGCGATCATCAGAAAAGGAAGAACGAATTTTCGTTATTTTGTAAAGGACTATACAAAGGTTCTGTTTGATTTGAATGAAGATGAGTCCTGA
- a CDS encoding PTS fructose transporter subunit IIC, which translates to MKEKLSEIKGALLTGVSYMLPFVIAGGILIALGFAIGGYDIPNSVEEYGNFASTIFWLGKKAFALMVPVLGAYVAYSIADKPGIAVGMVGGALADMQGSGFLGALIAGIIAGYLVNLLKKINLPMALKSLLPTLIIPIIGVGAIGLIMVYVIGTPLSALTTALTDMLNSLGTGNLVLLGIIQGCMLAFDMGGPCNKVAYAFALAAMDAGNYMPMAANFIGSMAPPLAIAVAALVKNKFTKEERAAVPGLFAGAFSMITEFAIPFAAANPLTVIPSLMAGSAVGCALSYVFGLTMRAPHGGLFVLFALNNALLFIAALLIAGAVSAALLILLRKPAVEAEE; encoded by the coding sequence ATGAAAGAAAAACTTAGTGAAATAAAAGGGGCACTGTTGACAGGTGTTAGCTATATGCTGCCATTCGTTATCGCCGGAGGAATACTGATTGCTCTGGGCTTCGCCATTGGTGGTTATGACATTCCCAATTCCGTGGAAGAATATGGGAACTTCGCTTCAACCATTTTCTGGTTAGGAAAAAAGGCATTTGCCTTAATGGTGCCGGTTCTGGGTGCCTATGTCGCCTATTCCATTGCGGATAAGCCCGGTATTGCTGTCGGTATGGTCGGCGGTGCACTTGCGGATATGCAGGGGTCCGGCTTCCTTGGTGCCCTGATTGCAGGTATCATTGCCGGTTACCTTGTGAATCTGTTAAAGAAAATTAATCTGCCGATGGCATTGAAATCACTGCTGCCAACACTGATTATTCCAATCATCGGGGTAGGGGCAATCGGTTTGATCATGGTATACGTTATTGGTACACCGCTATCTGCATTAACAACGGCTTTAACCGATATGCTGAACTCTCTGGGAACCGGAAATCTTGTCCTGCTGGGTATCATCCAGGGCTGTATGCTTGCCTTTGATATGGGTGGTCCCTGCAATAAGGTTGCCTATGCCTTCGCGCTTGCTGCTATGGATGCCGGAAACTACATGCCGATGGCAGCGAACTTTATCGGCAGTATGGCACCTCCGCTGGCAATCGCGGTTGCGGCACTGGTCAAAAACAAATTTACAAAGGAGGAACGTGCAGCGGTACCCGGTCTGTTTGCCGGAGCATTCAGTATGATCACCGAATTCGCCATTCCGTTTGCGGCCGCAAATCCACTGACGGTAATTCCTTCTCTGATGGCAGGCTCCGCAGTAGGCTGTGCATTATCCTATGTATTCGGATTGACCATGCGTGCACCGCATGGCGGCTTGTTTGTACTGTTCGCATTGAATAACGCACTTCTGTTTATTGCAGCACTTCTGATTGCCGGCGCAGTCAGTGCAGCTTTACTGATCCTGCTGCGGAAGCCTGCAGTAGAAGCTGAAGAATAG
- a CDS encoding dihydroxyacetone kinase subunit DhaK, which translates to MQRIINDPNMVVEDMLKGFAKCHRDIIHVEEENPRVIISNSFNKQKKVGIVTGGGSGHKPAFIGYCGEHMVDAVAVGEIFSSPTAKSFYGAIRAVDQGMGVAVLYGNYAGDNMNVKMAMELAEDDDIEVRTVVANDDVASAPKEDIAKRRGVAGEIFLWKIGGAKAAQGADLDAVIHAAQKAIDNTRSVGVGLGPCTIPANGKPNFQIEPGTMEFGIGHHGEPGVRVERLGTAEQMAQEMVDMVIRDAPFVSGDEVAVLVSGLGATPVMEQYIFYDEVEKLLRVAGIRVYRSYVGNYFTSLEMNGVTLTMMKLDEELKECLDMDCECVGLTQVRRP; encoded by the coding sequence ATGCAGAGAATCATCAATGATCCCAACATGGTCGTAGAGGATATGCTCAAGGGGTTTGCGAAATGTCATCGGGATATCATCCATGTGGAGGAAGAGAATCCAAGAGTCATCATCAGCAATTCCTTCAATAAACAGAAAAAGGTGGGAATCGTAACCGGAGGAGGCAGCGGACACAAGCCGGCCTTCATCGGCTACTGCGGTGAACACATGGTAGATGCCGTCGCTGTAGGGGAAATCTTTTCCTCACCGACCGCGAAAAGCTTCTATGGCGCTATCCGTGCCGTGGATCAGGGCATGGGAGTTGCGGTGCTGTATGGCAATTATGCCGGAGATAATATGAATGTGAAGATGGCGATGGAGCTTGCGGAGGATGATGACATCGAGGTGAGGACCGTCGTGGCAAATGACGATGTGGCGAGTGCGCCAAAGGAGGACATCGCCAAGCGCAGAGGCGTTGCCGGAGAAATCTTCCTATGGAAAATCGGCGGCGCAAAGGCGGCACAGGGAGCGGATCTGGACGCGGTCATCCATGCGGCACAAAAGGCGATCGACAATACAAGAAGTGTCGGCGTCGGTCTGGGGCCGTGTACGATCCCCGCAAACGGAAAGCCGAATTTCCAAATCGAGCCGGGGACGATGGAGTTCGGTATCGGACATCATGGCGAGCCGGGGGTACGTGTGGAGCGCCTGGGAACGGCAGAGCAGATGGCGCAGGAGATGGTGGACATGGTCATCCGCGATGCACCGTTTGTGAGCGGGGATGAGGTCGCAGTTCTGGTGAGCGGACTGGGAGCGACGCCGGTCATGGAACAGTACATCTTCTACGATGAGGTGGAGAAGCTGTTACGAGTGGCTGGTATCCGTGTATACCGCTCCTATGTAGGAAACTATTTCACATCACTGGAAATGAATGGAGTGACACTGACGATGATGAAGCTGGATGAGGAACTGAAGGAATGTCTGGATATGGATTGTGAATGTGTGGGACTGACCCAGGTGAGGAGGCCGTGA
- a CDS encoding DNA-binding protein, whose amino-acid sequence MEKKQYVCPKCGNTQYESDQFQATGGNFSKIFDVQNKKFITVSCTRCGYTELYKQETDAGWNILDFFIGN is encoded by the coding sequence ATGGAGAAGAAACAATATGTCTGCCCGAAATGTGGTAACACACAATATGAAAGTGATCAATTTCAGGCAACAGGCGGTAATTTTTCAAAAATCTTCGATGTACAGAACAAGAAATTTATCACGGTTTCCTGCACTCGCTGCGGTTATACTGAGCTGTATAAACAGGAGACAGATGCCGGATGGAATATCCTCGATTTCTTTATAGGGAATTAG
- a CDS encoding sugar phosphate isomerase/epimerase, with protein MRFGVDTFIWSEVFSEKDLWVITKAEELGFSTIDIAIAHPETFPTALVKAELAKTKLEVVTTTTLDAKTNLISPDEAIRKNGVEALKRLVDINKELGSTILGGVNYAGWGCLSGKPKTDEEWNHSVEAMREAARYAKETHPQLRICVEPVNRFETHFINTAEEGVRYCKAVGTGNMAVHLDCFHMIREETSYREAVLTCGKDYLGYVHVCENNRGIPGTGLVPWEEFFTALHEIGYEGPCVIESFDPSFEELNANCAIWRKFADTGEELAVQGLANLKRIAAGLGV; from the coding sequence ATGAGATTTGGAGTAGATACCTTTATCTGGAGTGAAGTGTTTTCAGAGAAGGATTTGTGGGTCATCACCAAGGCGGAGGAGCTGGGCTTTTCTACCATCGATATCGCCATTGCCCATCCGGAAACCTTTCCTACTGCTTTGGTAAAGGCAGAGCTGGCAAAGACGAAGCTGGAGGTTGTCACAACAACGACTCTGGACGCAAAGACGAATTTGATTTCTCCGGATGAGGCAATCCGTAAAAACGGAGTGGAGGCTCTCAAAAGACTGGTGGATATCAACAAAGAACTAGGCAGTACCATCCTCGGCGGTGTGAATTATGCCGGCTGGGGCTGTCTGAGCGGGAAACCGAAGACGGATGAGGAATGGAACCATTCTGTGGAAGCGATGCGTGAAGCTGCCCGGTATGCGAAGGAAACACATCCGCAGCTGCGAATATGCGTGGAGCCGGTGAACCGCTTTGAAACCCACTTCATCAATACTGCAGAGGAGGGTGTACGCTATTGCAAGGCGGTAGGAACCGGAAACATGGCGGTGCATCTGGACTGCTTCCACATGATACGGGAAGAAACCAGCTATAGGGAGGCGGTTCTCACCTGTGGAAAGGACTATCTGGGCTATGTGCATGTATGTGAAAACAACCGCGGTATCCCGGGGACGGGCCTGGTGCCGTGGGAAGAATTCTTCACAGCGCTGCATGAAATCGGATATGAGGGACCGTGTGTCATCGAATCCTTTGATCCAAGCTTTGAAGAGCTGAATGCGAACTGTGCCATCTGGCGTAAATTTGCGGATACCGGAGAAGAGCTGGCTGTACAGGGATTAGCCAATTTAAAGCGTATTGCCGCCGGGCTGGGCGTATAA
- a CDS encoding PTS sugar transporter subunit IIB produces the protein MTNILLVCSAGMSTSMMVKKMQEAAEEKKIEAEIWAVGDADAVNNVEKMDVMLLGPQVRFLESKMKAIAGGKPVAVIDMQAYGTMNGAKVLEQALKLLGM, from the coding sequence ATGACAAATATCTTACTTGTATGCTCTGCAGGAATGTCAACCAGTATGATGGTTAAGAAAATGCAGGAAGCAGCGGAAGAGAAAAAAATCGAAGCAGAAATATGGGCTGTCGGTGATGCGGATGCTGTCAACAATGTAGAAAAAATGGACGTTATGCTTCTGGGACCTCAGGTTCGTTTCCTGGAATCCAAAATGAAGGCGATTGCAGGAGGAAAACCGGTTGCAGTCATCGACATGCAGGCATACGGCACCATGAACGGAGCGAAGGTTCTGGAACAGGCGTTAAAGCTTCTTGGGATGTAA
- a CDS encoding RpiB/LacA/LacB family sugar-phosphate isomerase, with translation MKLVIGCDEAAYRLKETMKEYIIQLGHEVKDIGVYNEEPSLYPDTAQKLCACITDGSCERGILLCGTGIGMAITANKIPGIRAAVGHDLFSVERSIKSNHCQVLCMGARVIAPQYAKLLAERWLECDFAGGASAEKVARIMEIEQEYRG, from the coding sequence ATGAAACTGGTCATCGGATGTGATGAGGCGGCATACCGCCTGAAGGAAACAATGAAGGAATATATCATACAGCTGGGGCATGAGGTGAAGGATATCGGGGTCTATAATGAAGAGCCGTCCCTGTATCCGGATACCGCACAAAAGCTGTGTGCGTGCATAACGGATGGAAGCTGTGAGCGTGGTATCCTGCTATGCGGGACCGGCATCGGTATGGCGATCACCGCCAATAAGATTCCCGGCATCCGTGCAGCAGTCGGACATGATCTGTTCTCCGTGGAGCGCAGTATCAAATCCAATCACTGTCAGGTGCTGTGCATGGGAGCCAGAGTCATTGCGCCCCAATATGCAAAGCTGCTGGCGGAGCGCTGGCTGGAATGTGATTTTGCGGGTGGTGCCAGTGCGGAAAAGGTGGCACGCATCATGGAGATCGAACAGGAATACAGAGGATAA
- a CDS encoding PTS transporter subunit EIIA yields the protein MIDRMTEKTIRLLLEQKEPITTSVIANEIGVSRSSIKHNLDYVKKTLQKAGVLLNSIPGKGVWLSADDHQRKAVLQLLQENSDHSSSYNYRKKYILDVLFEYNSSYTIQLFAEELNVARNVITKDLEVLEQWLLKFDLKIVKKRNMGIGVAGGEFNIRQAILENNKEFMNEIYGSEQVPEGMDYRISEKFYNYFLEMYDDFDILYLQELLKDVEDDLEMTFTDTDYWQLMEYVAVTLRRVRKGNVIVEKNIMNKLNVNNDQYTAAKNLFDTAIHGLQAYLGLEIRCMAAQFIVFSNHGLDDEINMEYFDAITREFLEHLKAIVANKRFVISEGLVHDVSLFIQKKKAQETFAISKRYDFRQDIKHRFPSLYGITLTTIEEVESCLKISFTDDDIAYIVMLINNAIDESDHPVNAVFISAADFHTSKYQANKIMRNVENLAISKILHYEDIKESSITKFELIITTVPLELKKNVLLVSREISDDDLEKISRAITEKQNVEVADRDEAFQLFDPKLILCDVNAKRKEDVISRGCQLLYEKGYVKKGFEKKIWEREKTTPTSIGNSIAVPHGYKTYVKKSGIVVMRLKRPMNWTYEDRIEIVFLMAIDFNTQSEVYNFFQQFYAFIDDRSNIKALKNARDEMEIWEILQQSGITA from the coding sequence GTGATTGACCGGATGACAGAAAAAACCATACGCCTGCTGCTGGAACAAAAAGAACCGATCACCACGTCCGTGATTGCGAATGAAATCGGTGTTTCGAGAAGCAGCATCAAGCACAATCTGGATTATGTAAAGAAGACACTGCAGAAGGCAGGTGTCCTATTGAATTCCATCCCCGGTAAGGGTGTCTGGTTATCTGCGGATGATCATCAGCGAAAAGCTGTTTTACAGCTGCTACAGGAGAACAGTGATCATTCCTCATCCTATAATTACCGTAAAAAATATATACTGGATGTCTTGTTTGAATACAATTCCAGCTATACGATACAGCTGTTTGCCGAGGAACTGAATGTGGCACGCAACGTTATTACAAAGGATTTGGAGGTGCTGGAGCAGTGGCTGTTAAAATTTGATTTAAAAATTGTGAAGAAGCGCAATATGGGAATCGGTGTGGCGGGTGGAGAGTTTAATATCCGACAGGCGATTCTGGAGAATAATAAGGAGTTCATGAATGAAATCTATGGCAGTGAACAGGTGCCGGAGGGAATGGATTACCGTATTTCAGAAAAATTCTATAACTACTTTCTGGAAATGTATGACGACTTCGATATCCTGTATCTGCAGGAGCTGTTAAAGGATGTGGAGGATGATCTGGAAATGACATTCACGGATACAGACTACTGGCAGCTTATGGAATATGTTGCCGTGACGCTGCGCAGAGTTCGCAAGGGCAATGTTATTGTGGAAAAGAATATCATGAACAAGCTGAATGTCAATAACGATCAATACACTGCCGCTAAGAATCTGTTTGATACGGCAATTCACGGTCTGCAGGCCTATCTGGGACTGGAAATCCGATGCATGGCGGCTCAGTTCATCGTCTTCAGCAACCATGGACTGGATGATGAAATCAATATGGAATACTTTGATGCGATTACCAGGGAGTTTCTGGAGCATCTCAAAGCAATCGTCGCCAACAAGCGCTTTGTGATCAGTGAGGGACTTGTCCATGATGTGAGTCTCTTTATCCAGAAAAAGAAGGCGCAGGAGACCTTCGCCATATCCAAACGGTACGATTTCCGTCAGGATATCAAGCATCGTTTTCCCAGCCTGTACGGTATTACGCTGACAACGATCGAGGAAGTGGAATCCTGCCTGAAAATCAGCTTCACGGATGATGATATCGCCTATATCGTCATGCTGATCAACAATGCAATCGATGAATCGGATCATCCGGTCAATGCCGTGTTTATCTCGGCAGCCGATTTCCATACATCCAAGTATCAGGCGAATAAAATAATGCGCAATGTGGAAAATCTGGCCATCAGCAAGATTCTGCATTATGAGGATATAAAGGAAAGCTCCATTACTAAATTTGAATTGATTATTACGACCGTACCGCTGGAGCTGAAGAAAAATGTCCTGCTTGTCAGTCGCGAAATCAGCGATGACGATCTTGAAAAGATAAGCCGGGCAATTACAGAGAAGCAGAATGTGGAAGTAGCGGATCGGGATGAAGCCTTCCAGCTGTTTGATCCGAAGCTGATTCTGTGTGATGTGAATGCCAAGCGAAAGGAGGATGTCATATCCAGAGGCTGTCAGCTGCTCTATGAAAAAGGATATGTGAAAAAAGGTTTTGAGAAGAAGATATGGGAGCGGGAGAAGACAACACCGACTTCTATTGGAAACAGTATTGCAGTACCGCATGGCTATAAGACATATGTGAAAAAAAGCGGCATTGTTGTCATGCGTTTAAAGCGTCCGATGAACTGGACATACGAGGATCGTATTGAGATTGTATTTTTAATGGCCATTGATTTCAATACGCAGTCCGAAGTATATAACTTTTTCCAGCAATTCTATGCATTCATTGATGATCGATCAAATATCAAGGCCTTGAAGAATGCAAGGGATGAAATGGAAATCTGGGAGATTCTGCAGCAGAGTGGAATCACCGCATAG
- a CDS encoding PTS sugar transporter subunit IIA, with the protein MNEVNLSKVLIRDTVLLDVEPFTDKETMFETLAAKFEAAGIVTDAKQYIKALEERETLGSTYMGNMIALPHGKCDAVVKPGIGFCRCKQTFRYCSHDEEGDVRYVFMLAIAANQSSDQYLRVLATLAGLLTHEEFIEVLEHAQSYEEIIQAINTLQSNCA; encoded by the coding sequence ATGAACGAAGTAAATTTATCGAAGGTTTTGATCAGGGATACCGTTCTGCTGGATGTCGAGCCGTTTACGGATAAGGAAACCATGTTTGAAACACTGGCCGCAAAATTCGAGGCAGCCGGTATCGTGACAGATGCAAAGCAATATATCAAAGCGCTGGAGGAAAGGGAAACCCTGGGTTCCACCTATATGGGAAACATGATTGCACTGCCGCATGGCAAATGCGATGCTGTAGTAAAACCGGGGATAGGCTTCTGCCGCTGCAAGCAGACATTCCGCTACTGCTCCCATGATGAGGAGGGCGATGTACGCTATGTCTTCATGCTGGCGATTGCCGCTAATCAAAGCTCAGATCAGTATCTGCGGGTGCTTGCCACACTGGCCGGGCTGTTGACGCATGAAGAATTTATCGAAGTACTGGAGCATGCACAAAGCTATGAAGAAATCATTCAGGCTATCAATACCCTGCAATCGAATTGTGCGTAA
- a CDS encoding DUF2812 domain-containing protein, with protein sequence MSEEKKEQSTTSESGLDQISSDDENKEELIASDSLDKMMEELKADADGKPQQATQEIEKPVSAAPAENVKKYKLFFVSDMDEEAEYLHSMSEKGLHFVRKNGIQYIFKKDTPKNYYYHLGYYEKDIRDPDQYVENYKEAGWDNIYHEKGEFNGVWNYFRTEMETGTKPEIFSDRTSRIALYKRLLTSWRSLLTMLAICSAFIIGLLAFLWLGVNASSITTLGIQVSGVILLLILAVFILYLRLYHKIGRKLEELEKH encoded by the coding sequence ATGAGTGAAGAAAAAAAAGAACAAAGCACAACTTCGGAATCTGGACTTGATCAGATTTCTTCGGATGACGAAAATAAGGAAGAGCTGATTGCGTCAGACAGTCTGGATAAAATGATGGAAGAGCTAAAAGCGGATGCGGACGGCAAGCCACAGCAAGCTACGCAGGAAATAGAAAAGCCAGTGAGCGCAGCTCCTGCTGAGAATGTGAAAAAGTATAAGCTGTTTTTTGTTTCCGATATGGATGAAGAAGCAGAGTATCTGCACAGCATGTCAGAGAAAGGGCTTCATTTCGTAAGGAAAAACGGAATTCAATACATATTTAAAAAAGATACGCCGAAAAATTATTATTATCACCTTGGATATTATGAAAAAGATATTCGTGACCCTGACCAGTATGTGGAAAATTACAAAGAGGCGGGATGGGACAATATCTATCATGAAAAAGGCGAGTTTAATGGTGTGTGGAATTACTTTCGTACAGAGATGGAAACTGGCACAAAACCGGAGATTTTCAGTGATCGAACATCAAGGATTGCTTTATATAAGCGACTTTTGACAAGCTGGAGGTCGTTGCTTACCATGCTGGCCATTTGTTCGGCTTTTATCATAGGGCTTCTTGCCTTTTTATGGCTGGGTGTAAATGCATCCTCCATTACTACATTAGGAATTCAGGTTTCCGGTGTGATTCTGCTTTTGATACTTGCGGTTTTTATTTTATATTTGCGGCTGTATCACAAAATAGGCAGAAAGCTTGAAGAGCTTGAAAAGCATTAG